The genomic DNA CAGGCGTCGAGCAGGGCGTCGCGCGCCCAGGGACTTCCCGCCGCCACCAGGCACGCGCACAGTAACGCGACCCTCGATCCGCCCGTCCGTCCCATGGGACCCCCCGCAGAAGTCGTGGATCCGTACTCTAGGAAGCCCGGAACGGCGTGTCAGCAGAACGGACGACACCGATCGCACGGAAGTGCCCGCCACCGCCCCCGCCGGGGCGGTTCAGCCGCCCGCCGCCCCACCCGGACGCAACTCCGGGTGCCGTTCGGCGAGCCGGTCCGGGGCCGCCTGCCGCCAGGAGTCGACCAGGATGTCCCGCAGCTCGTCCATGCCCTCCAGGGCGGCGAGCCGCACCCGCACCCACGCCGAACCGGCCTCGTGCGGCGGGACCCAGAACTTCTCCGGCTCGGCCGCGATGAGCTCGGTGCGCTCATGCCGGGGACAGCGCACGGCGAACGACGTCCGGTCGTCGGGGACCGTCACGTACATCTTCCCCGCCACGCGGAACGTGGGCATGCTCCACGCCTCCTTCTCCACCGTCTCGGGGAGGGAGAGGGCGATGCGGCGGACGTCCTCGTCGTCGATCATGCCCGCCACGGTAGACGGCACCACTGACATCGACGCCGGCCGGCCCCCCGGCCCCCGGGTGGCCGCGGCCCCGCCGCTGACCGGCGTCCCGCGGGGTGCCCCGTGCCGCCCCGTCCGGCCGCCGGGACCCGCTCGGCGCCCGCGGCGCCCCTGGCCGGGCGCCCCTCCGCACCGGTACGGTCTGGCCCACCCGATCAGGGGCCCGCCGCGCCGGCGCGGGCCCGGCCGACAGGGAGGTGGTGCGGTGAGCCGGGTACCACGGGAGGGCGGCGGGTCCGCCGCGGAGGTCTTCGACGAGGTGGGCGCGCGCTACGAGGAGGTCTTCGCCGACGTGCCGGGCCAACTGGCCGCGCTGGACTGGCTCGTCGGCCTCCTGCCGCCCGGGGCGCGCGTGCTGGACGTGGGCAGCGGCACCGGACGCCCCGCGGCCGAGCGGCTGGTGCGGGCCGGGTGCGACGTCACCGGGATCGACGTGTCGGCCGAGATGGTGCGGGTCGCGCGGGAGCGGGTGCCCGGCGCCCGTTTCGAACAGGCCGACGTGCGGACCTTCGAGGCGCCCGGGGACGGGTACGACGCGGTGTGCGCCTTCTTCCCGCTGCTGGTCATGGATCAGCCCGAGGTGGCGCGGTCCCTGGCGCGGACGGCGTCCTGGGTGGCGCCGGGCGGGGCGCTCGCACTGGCCACGGTGCCCGGTGACATCCGCGGTCTGGACATCGTGTGGATGGGCCACCGGGTCACGGTCAGCAGCCTGTCCGTGGAGGACCACCTGCGGCTGCTGGCGGACGCGGGGCTCGACGTCGTCCACCACCACACGGCGGTGTACCGCCCGCACGGGCCGGACGCGGAACCGGAGGAACACCTGTACGTCCACGCCCGGCGCCCGGCCTGACGGACGGGCCCCGCCCCGCCGTCCGGAGGACCGGGTGGCGGGGCGGGGGGCGCGGGCGGGCGGGTGGCCGACGGTCGTGGACCGGTCAGACCGCCGGGGCCGGGTAGGTCGGGTACTCCACGCCGGAGACGTGCTGGACGACGCGGATGACCTGGCAGGAGTAGCCGAACTCGTTGTCGTACCAGAGGTAGAGGATGGCGCTGTCGCCGTCGACCTTGGTGGCGCCGGCGTCGACGATCGACGCGTGGCGCGAGCCGATGAAGTCGCTCGACACCGCGTCGGGGGCGGTGATGAAGTCGATCTGGCGCTTCAGCGGCGAGGTCAGCGACACGTTGCGGAGGTAGTCGAGGACCTCCTCGCGGGTGGCCTCGCGGCCGAGGCGCAGGGAGAGGATCGCGATCGAGACGTCCGGGACGGGGACGCGGATCGAACTGCCGGTGATGGGCGCCTTGAGGTCCGGCAGCGCCTTCGCGACGGCGGAGGCGGCGCCGGTCTCGGTGATGACCATGTTGAGCGGCGCGGAGCGGCCGCGGCGGTCGGCCTTGTGGTAGTTGTCCAGCAGGTTCTGGTCGTTGGTGAACGAGTGGACGGTCTCCACGTGGCCGCGCAGGACGCCGTACTCGTCCGCCATCGCCTTCAGCGGCGGGACGATCGCGTTGGTGGTGCACGACGCGCAGGACAGGATCTTCTCGTCCGGCTTGATGGTGTCGTGGTTCACACCGTGGACGATGTTCGGGACGTCGCCCTTGCCCGGCGCGGTCAGGACGACCTTGGCGACGCCCGGGCGCAGGTGCTTGGACAGGCCCTCGCGGTCGCGCCACTTGCCGGTGTTGTCGATGAGGATGGCGTCCTTGATGCCGTACGCCGTGTAGTCGACCTCCGACGGGTCGCCGGCGTAGATCACCTTGATCTCGTTGCCGTTGGCGACGATCGTGCTGTTCGCCTCGTCGACGGTGATCGTGCCCTGGAACTGGCCGTGGATGGAGTCCCGGCGCAGCAGCGAGGCGCGCTTGACGATGTCCATGTCACCGCCGCGGCGGACCACGATGGCCCGCAGCCGCAGTCCGTTGCCCGAGCCGGTCTTCTCGATGAGCAGGCGGGCGACGAGGCGGCCTATGCGGCCGAAGCCGTACAGGACGACGTCGCGGGGCTCGCGGCGCTCGACCTTGTCGGCACCGGTCGCGCCCGCGACGGCCTCGGCGGTGAACTCCTCGATCGACAGGCCGCGGCTGTCGGCCCTGTACGTCGCGGCGAGCATGCCGATGTCGA from Streptomyces sp. MRC013 includes the following:
- a CDS encoding MmcQ/YjbR family DNA-binding protein, which produces MIDDEDVRRIALSLPETVEKEAWSMPTFRVAGKMYVTVPDDRTSFAVRCPRHERTELIAAEPEKFWVPPHEAGSAWVRVRLAALEGMDELRDILVDSWRQAAPDRLAERHPELRPGGAAGG
- a CDS encoding class I SAM-dependent methyltransferase, with the translated sequence MSRVPREGGGSAAEVFDEVGARYEEVFADVPGQLAALDWLVGLLPPGARVLDVGSGTGRPAAERLVRAGCDVTGIDVSAEMVRVARERVPGARFEQADVRTFEAPGDGYDAVCAFFPLLVMDQPEVARSLARTASWVAPGGALALATVPGDIRGLDIVWMGHRVTVSSLSVEDHLRLLADAGLDVVHHHTAVYRPHGPDAEPEEHLYVHARRPA
- a CDS encoding glyceraldehyde-3-phosphate dehydrogenase; amino-acid sequence: MTVKDDSFTNWKNREEIAESMIPMIGKLYRERDVTVLLHSRSLVNKSVVSILKTHRFARQIAGEELSVTETLPFLQALTTLDLGPSQIDIGMLAATYRADSRGLSIEEFTAEAVAGATGADKVERREPRDVVLYGFGRIGRLVARLLIEKTGSGNGLRLRAIVVRRGGDMDIVKRASLLRRDSIHGQFQGTITVDEANSTIVANGNEIKVIYAGDPSEVDYTAYGIKDAILIDNTGKWRDREGLSKHLRPGVAKVVLTAPGKGDVPNIVHGVNHDTIKPDEKILSCASCTTNAIVPPLKAMADEYGVLRGHVETVHSFTNDQNLLDNYHKADRRGRSAPLNMVITETGAASAVAKALPDLKAPITGSSIRVPVPDVSIAILSLRLGREATREEVLDYLRNVSLTSPLKRQIDFITAPDAVSSDFIGSRHASIVDAGATKVDGDSAILYLWYDNEFGYSCQVIRVVQHVSGVEYPTYPAPAV